The sequence below is a genomic window from Methanofastidiosum sp..
TTGAAGTCGTCTTTGGTGAAGATATCAATTTCAAGGAAGGTGACATCGTTAGAGTTTTCGGTGTTTCTATATCGGGCTCCCTTAAAGGAGAACTAATACAAGATATGTCAGAGCTTGACATTAAACTTTATAGGGAAAGTTTTGACAAAATTAGGGGTCTTTATTATAAGTAACTCCAATAAATTTATATAAATATAATAATAACTATTGCATATAGGTCTTAAGGTGAGATAATGTTTGAAGCCGTTTTAAGTGCAGAAACATGGAGAAAATGCGTAACTGCAATCGGGAGTCTTGTTGAAGAAGTTCCCTTAAAGATTACTGCTGAAGGTATCGAGTTAAGGGCCATGGATCCATCCCATGTTAGTATGATCGATTTTAAAATGAACAAGGAAGTATTTGCAGAGTATAAAACTGATAAAGAAACAATCATCGGCATTGATATTGAGGATATGTCAAAATTCATAAATAGGAGTAGAAGCGATGATATCCTAGTTCTAAAGCTTGACGAAGAAAAAAATAAGATATTAATGGTTTTGAAAGGAACATCAACTAGAAGATTTGGGTGCCAGCTTATAGACGTCACAGAGCAATCAAATCTAAAGATGCCCGCATTAAATACTACTTCCAAGGTAAGGCTTAATTCACAAGCCTTCAGAGAAGGCCTAAAAGATGCAAATATAGTTTCAGATCATGTTTCTTTAAAGTCAGATGACGCATTTTATATGAACGCTGAAGGGGACACAGGTGACATTGAAGTAAAGATTGAAAAGGGCGATCCTGATCTTTATGAGATTCTTGTATCGGCAGCTGCAGCTTCAACATTCAATCTAAGCTATCTAACTGATATGTCAAAGTCAATACCTGGAGAAATGTCAATTGAGATAGGCAACGATATGCCTGTAAAAATCGAATTTGAAATCGAAGGCGCTTCATTTGTGTTCATACTTGCCCCAAGAGTTGAAAGATGAGAAACAATATGGGAAAATATAATGACGACCCTATAACTATTTTCAAAAAAGAATGTATTAAAATTGGCATTCTTGATTCTGTTGGGGAAGATAATAGCGATATCATTGATTTGTTAACTCAAACCTTTGACGAAAATACCCTTGAAGGTAAAATAAAAAAGGCGAAAAGTGATTATGCCAAATTAAAATTTGAATCTTTTTGCAGAAAGAGATTTAGATCATTAGTTGAAAATTCTCTTGATAATTATAGTCCGGATAACGGGCTTGAAAATAGGATTTCTAAGGACATCGAGGATATTTTTAATGGATATCGGAGCAGCATTATTAATTCTAAGGTATCCACAAAACAAATTATTACTCCTAAAGAAACAAGGGAAAAGGTTTTTAAGGAGGTAAAGCTCTCACAAGATGTACCGGAGTTCATAGGGGAAGATATGAGGTCCTATGGACCATATAAAAAAGGGGAAATAATTTCAATTCCCTTGAGAAATGCCGAGATACTTATAAGAGAGAAAGTTGCTGAGAGCTAGTCGAGAGTGATTCTTATGAAAATGCCAAAAAAGATGAATACCTACTGCCCGACCTGTAAAAAACACACTTCACATAAAGTTGAGACTGTGAAGAAAAGAAAAAGAGGAGAGCTTAGTGCAGGTCAGAGAAGGTATAGAAGAAAAATTAAAGGTTACAGAGGTTTCCCCAGATCTTCAGTTAGCGGCGGAAAAACTGTAAGTAAACTTGATTTAAGATATAGATGCGAATCATGTAAAAAAGCCACTACAAGAAAAGGCTTCAGAATTAAAAAGTTAGAGTTCGTGGAGGCATAATATGAAAAAACTTGTTTCAAAGTTTTTGAGAGTTAAATGCACAGATTGTTCAAGTGAACAGGTAGTATTCAACAGACCTGCTATCACCGTAAAATGCCTTACTTGTGGGAAATCCCTTGTTGAGTCAAAAGGCGGGGTAGGCAAGATTAATGCTGAAATACTAGAAGTTTTGGAGTGATTATTTAATGCTTGAAAAGGAGTACCCTGAAGAGGGAGACCTTGTCATGTGTTCCGTTAAGGAAGTATTTCCTTACGGTGCTTTTGTTATATTAGACGAATATGACAAGGAGGGAATGATACACATAAAAGAAATCTCCTCCAGTTGGGTCAAAAATATTAGAAACCATGTCAGAGAAGGCCAAAAGATAGTTTGCAAGGTTCTAAAAGTTGATGAATCTAAAAACCATATAGATTTATCTTTGAGAAGGGTTACAAGCCAACAGAAGAAGACTAAGGTCCAGGAATTCAAGAGAGAAAAGAAAGGCGAAAAATTACTGGAGCTGTATGCTACAAACATAGGAGAAGATTACAAGAGTATCATTCATAATATTGGGGTGCCCCTTGTTAATAAATACGGTGATTTATACGCCGCATTTGAAGATGCCTCAACAAAAGGTAAGACTATCTTAGAGGAATTAATAGACGAAAAATATGTTGATGGGCTCTATGAAATTATAAAAACTAATGTTGAAAATCCATTAGTTTCAATTACTGGGCACATTACCCTTGAAAGTTATTCAGGAGAGGGCATCGACATAATAAAGGACGCGTTAGTCAACGCGAGAGATAAATTCAAAGACAAAGTGGAAGACGTCGAAATAAGAAATGAAGGATCTCCAAAATATTCAATCCATATTATAGCAGAAGATTATAAAGTAGCAGAATCTGTTTTAAGAGATATTGCGGAGATGGCAATATCACACGTTCAGAGTAATGAGGGTAAAGGATCCTTTAAGAGATCATGATATGAAGATGAAAATCTGCCCTGAGTGTAAAAAATATACTCTAAAGGATTTATGTCCTTTATGCAATGTCCGTACAGTAAATCCTCACCCTCCAAAATTTTCACCCGAGGATAAGTACGGTAAATATAGAAGATTAATTAAAAAAGAGAGTGGAACATTATGAAAGAAACTTATATCATCGAAGAAATAAAAGATATTAAACTTGATAATCCAATATTTGTTGAAGGGCTTCCTGGAATAGGACTTGTAGGAAAACTTGCTGCTGATCATCTTATCCAAGAATTAAAAGCTGTTAAATTTGCAGATTTATATTCTCCTAGATTTCCCCA
It includes:
- the pcn gene encoding proliferating cell nuclear antigen (pcna), which translates into the protein MFEAVLSAETWRKCVTAIGSLVEEVPLKITAEGIELRAMDPSHVSMIDFKMNKEVFAEYKTDKETIIGIDIEDMSKFINRSRSDDILVLKLDEEKNKILMVLKGTSTRRFGCQLIDVTEQSNLKMPALNTTSKVRLNSQAFREGLKDANIVSDHVSLKSDDAFYMNAEGDTGDIEVKIEKGDPDLYEILVSAAAASTFNLSYLTDMSKSIPGEMSIEIGNDMPVKIEFEIEGASFVFILAPRVER
- a CDS encoding 50S ribosomal protein L44e; amino-acid sequence: MKMPKKMNTYCPTCKKHTSHKVETVKKRKRGELSAGQRRYRRKIKGYRGFPRSSVSGGKTVSKLDLRYRCESCKKATTRKGFRIKKLEFVEA
- a CDS encoding 30S ribosomal protein S27e; the protein is MKKLVSKFLRVKCTDCSSEQVVFNRPAITVKCLTCGKSLVESKGGVGKINAEILEVLE
- a CDS encoding translation initiation factor IF-2 subunit alpha produces the protein MLEKEYPEEGDLVMCSVKEVFPYGAFVILDEYDKEGMIHIKEISSSWVKNIRNHVREGQKIVCKVLKVDESKNHIDLSLRRVTSQQKKTKVQEFKREKKGEKLLELYATNIGEDYKSIIHNIGVPLVNKYGDLYAAFEDASTKGKTILEELIDEKYVDGLYEIIKTNVENPLVSITGHITLESYSGEGIDIIKDALVNARDKFKDKVEDVEIRNEGSPKYSIHIIAEDYKVAESVLRDIAEMAISHVQSNEGKGSFKRS
- a CDS encoding RNA-protein complex protein Nop10 produces the protein MKMKICPECKKYTLKDLCPLCNVRTVNPHPPKFSPEDKYGKYRRLIKKESGTL